In Ictalurus punctatus breed USDA103 chromosome 3, Coco_2.0, whole genome shotgun sequence, the following are encoded in one genomic region:
- the naa15b gene encoding N-alpha-acetyltransferase 15, NatA auxiliary subunit b isoform X2, whose translation MPSVTLPPKENALFKRILRCYEHKQYRNGLKFCKQILSNPKFSEHGETLAMKGLTLNCLGKKEEAYELVRRGLRNDLKSHVCWHVYGLLQRSDKKYDEAIKCYRNALKWDKDNLQILRDLSLLQIQMRDLEGYRETRYQLLQLRPAQRASWIGYAIAYHLLEDYEMAAKIIEEFRKTQQTSPDKVDYEYSELLLYQNQVLREAGLLKEALEHLTTYEKQICDKLAVEETRGELLLSLGRFEEAADVYRRLQERNPENWSYYLGLEKALKPATTEEKLKIYEEAWVKFPKGLVPRRLPLNFLSGEKLRECLDKYLRMNFSKGCPPVFTTLKPLYQDKDKVAIIEELVVGFETSLNSCRMFNQNDDGKEEPPTTLLWVQYFLAQHYNQIGQQTLALEYINAAIESTPTLIELFLVKAKIYKHAGNIREAARWMDEAQALDTADRFINSKCAKYLLKAGLVKEAEEMCSKFTREGASAVENLNEMQCMWFQTECALAYKSMKKYGDALKKCHEIERHFVEITDDQFDFHTYCMRKMTLRSYVDLLKLEDVLRMHPFYYKAASTAIQIYLNLHDNPLTDDSKELQADTGNLTDKELKKLRNKQRRAQKKAQLEEEKKNAEKEKQLKNQKKKKEDDDEEIGGPKEELIPEKLAKVENPLDEAVKFLIPLKTLVKNKIETHLLAFEIYFRKDKFLLMLQSVKRAYAIDPDHPWLHQCLVRFFKRVSEAKDVADPVRTVLKQEISRLFGDSNAKSFNQAFLSKHSNSIPHRLAAAKGMFYLDPSTQKKAVELAAALDESLNNRSIQTCTDVLQSLRDGNLGEATETAESYRAECHKIYPYTLAFMPPGYEENTKIAVNGDLSTETEELANDM comes from the exons ATGCCGAGTGTAACCTTACCGCCGAAAGAAAACGCTCTCTTCAAGAGAATTTTG AGATGCTATGAGCACAAGCAGTACAGAAATGGGCTGAAGTTCTGCAAGCAGATTTTGTCCAACCCCAAGTTTTCTGAGCATGgag AGACGTTGGCGATGAAGGGGCTGACACTCAACTGCTTGGGGAAGAAAGAAGAGGCGTACGAACTTGTCCGCCGAGGACTACGAAACGACCTCAAGAGCCATGTCT GCTGGCACGTGTACGGTTTGCTTCAGCGCTCTGATAAGAAATACGACGAGGCCATTAAGTGCTACAGGAACGCTCTGAAATGGGACAAAGACAACCTGCAGATCCTGAGAGACCTTTCCCTGCTGCAGATCCAAATGAGGGACCTAGAGGGCTACagg gagaccCGGTACCAGCTGCTGCAGTTACGACCAGCCCAGCGGGCATCATGGATTGGTTACGCCATTGCATACCACCTGCTGGAGGACTACGAGATGGCCGCCAAGATTATCGAAGAGTTCCGGAAAACACAGCAG ACTTCTCCAGATAAAGTGGATTATGAGTACAGTGAGCTGCTGCTCTACCAGAATCAAGTGCTGAGGGAGGCTGGACTCCTCAAAGAGGCTCTGGAGCACCTCACTACCTACGAGAAACAGATCTGTGACAAACTGGCGGTGGAAGAGACCAGAG GGGAGCTGCTGCTGAGCCTGGGCCGCTTCGAGGAGGCAGCAGATGTGTATAGAAGACTACAGGAGAGAAACCCAGAGAACTGGTCTTATTACCTTGGCCTGGAAAAAGCCCTCAAACCTG cCACTACAGAGGAGAAGCTGAAGATCTATGAGGAGGCCTGGGTGAAGTTCCCGAAAGGCTTGGTGCCTCGCAGGCTACCGCTCAACTTCCTGTCTG GTGAGAAGTTGCGTGAGTGTCTGGATAAGTATTTAAGAATGAACTTTAGCAAAGGCTGCCCTCCGGTCTTCACTACACTCAAACCCCTTTACCAAGACAAAGACAAG GTGGCAATAATTGAAGAATTAGTAGTCGGTTTTGAAACGTCTTTAAATAGCTGCCGAATGTTTAATCAAAATG ATGATGGGAAAGAGGAGCCACCTACCACGTTACTCTGGGTGCAGTACTTCCTGGCACAGCACTACAATCAGATTGGGCAGCAGACGCTTGCACTAGAGTACATCAATGCCGCAATAGAGAGCACGCCAACACTCATTGAGCTCTTCCTAGTCAAAGCCAAGATATATAAG CATGCTGGGAACATCCGGGAAGCAGCTCGCTGGATGGATGAGGCTCAAGCTCTGGACACTGCTGACCGATTCATTAACTCCAAATGCGCCAAGTACTTGCTCAAAGCAGGCCTGGTCAAAGAAGCAGAGGAGATGTGCTCAAAGTTCACacgg GAGGGGGCGTCAGCAGTAGAGAACCTGAACGAGATGCAGTGTATGTGGTTTCAGACAGAGTGTGCGCTGGCGTATAAATCTATGAAGAAATATGGAGATGCACTCAAAAAATGCCACGAGATCGAGAGG caCTTTGTGGAGATAACGGACGATCAGTTTGACTTCCATACGTACTGTATGCGGAAGATGACGCTTCGCTCGTATGTGGACCTGTTAAAGCTGGAGGACGTGCTGCGCATGCACCCGTTCTACTACAAAGCTGCAAGCACCGCCATCCAAATCTACCTCAACCTGCATGATAACCCTCTCACCGACGATAGCAAGGAGCTACAGGCTGATACCG GGAACCTTACGGACAAAGAGCTGAAGAAGCTGCGGAACAAGCAGCGGCGAGCGCAGAAGAAGGCTCAGctggaggaagagaagaagaatgCTGAGAAAGAGAAGCAGCTCAAgaaccagaagaagaagaaagaggatGATGACGAGGAAATCGGAGGCCCCAAAGAGGAACTTATACCAGAAAAGCTGgctaag GTGGAAAACCCGTTAGATGAGGCTGTGAAGTTCCTGATACCTTTAAAAACCCTGGTGAAGAACAAGATTGAGACTCACCTCCTGGCCTTTGAGATCTACTTCAGAAAAG acaAGTTCTTGTTGATGCTGCAGTCAGTGAAGAGGGCTTATGCTATAGATCCAGATCACCCCTGGCTTCACCAGTGTCTAGTGCGCTTCTTCAAAAGAG TATCGGAGGCAAAAGACGTGGCAGATCCAGTCCGCACAGTTCTCAAGCAAGAAATCTCTCGGTTGTTCGGTGACAGCAATGCCAAGAGCTTCAACCAGGCCTTCCTCAGCAAGCACTCGAACTCAATCCCTCACCGATTAGCAG CTGCCAAGGGCATGTTCTACTTAGACCCTTCGACACAGAAGAAGGCGGTGGAGCTTGCTGCAGCACTGGATGAATCACTTAATAACAGAAGCATTCAG ACCTGTACAGATGTGTTGCAGAGCCTGCGTGATGGCAACCTTGGAGAAGCCACGGAGACTGCCGAGTCGTACCGGGCAGAGTGTCACAAGATCTACCCGTACACGCTGGCCTTCATGCCTCCCGGCTACGAGGAAAACACGAAGATTGCCGTGAACGGGGACCTCTCCACGGAAACCGAGGAGCTAGCCAATGACATGTGA
- the naa15b gene encoding N-alpha-acetyltransferase 15, NatA auxiliary subunit b isoform X1, translated as MPSVTLPPKENALFKRILRCYEHKQYRNGLKFCKQILSNPKFSEHGETLAMKGLTLNCLGKKEEAYELVRRGLRNDLKSHVCWHVYGLLQRSDKKYDEAIKCYRNALKWDKDNLQILRDLSLLQIQMRDLEGYRETRYQLLQLRPAQRASWIGYAIAYHLLEDYEMAAKIIEEFRKTQQQTSPDKVDYEYSELLLYQNQVLREAGLLKEALEHLTTYEKQICDKLAVEETRGELLLSLGRFEEAADVYRRLQERNPENWSYYLGLEKALKPATTEEKLKIYEEAWVKFPKGLVPRRLPLNFLSGEKLRECLDKYLRMNFSKGCPPVFTTLKPLYQDKDKVAIIEELVVGFETSLNSCRMFNQNDDGKEEPPTTLLWVQYFLAQHYNQIGQQTLALEYINAAIESTPTLIELFLVKAKIYKHAGNIREAARWMDEAQALDTADRFINSKCAKYLLKAGLVKEAEEMCSKFTREGASAVENLNEMQCMWFQTECALAYKSMKKYGDALKKCHEIERHFVEITDDQFDFHTYCMRKMTLRSYVDLLKLEDVLRMHPFYYKAASTAIQIYLNLHDNPLTDDSKELQADTGNLTDKELKKLRNKQRRAQKKAQLEEEKKNAEKEKQLKNQKKKKEDDDEEIGGPKEELIPEKLAKVENPLDEAVKFLIPLKTLVKNKIETHLLAFEIYFRKDKFLLMLQSVKRAYAIDPDHPWLHQCLVRFFKRVSEAKDVADPVRTVLKQEISRLFGDSNAKSFNQAFLSKHSNSIPHRLAAAKGMFYLDPSTQKKAVELAAALDESLNNRSIQTCTDVLQSLRDGNLGEATETAESYRAECHKIYPYTLAFMPPGYEENTKIAVNGDLSTETEELANDM; from the exons ATGCCGAGTGTAACCTTACCGCCGAAAGAAAACGCTCTCTTCAAGAGAATTTTG AGATGCTATGAGCACAAGCAGTACAGAAATGGGCTGAAGTTCTGCAAGCAGATTTTGTCCAACCCCAAGTTTTCTGAGCATGgag AGACGTTGGCGATGAAGGGGCTGACACTCAACTGCTTGGGGAAGAAAGAAGAGGCGTACGAACTTGTCCGCCGAGGACTACGAAACGACCTCAAGAGCCATGTCT GCTGGCACGTGTACGGTTTGCTTCAGCGCTCTGATAAGAAATACGACGAGGCCATTAAGTGCTACAGGAACGCTCTGAAATGGGACAAAGACAACCTGCAGATCCTGAGAGACCTTTCCCTGCTGCAGATCCAAATGAGGGACCTAGAGGGCTACagg gagaccCGGTACCAGCTGCTGCAGTTACGACCAGCCCAGCGGGCATCATGGATTGGTTACGCCATTGCATACCACCTGCTGGAGGACTACGAGATGGCCGCCAAGATTATCGAAGAGTTCCGGAAAACACAGCAG CAGACTTCTCCAGATAAAGTGGATTATGAGTACAGTGAGCTGCTGCTCTACCAGAATCAAGTGCTGAGGGAGGCTGGACTCCTCAAAGAGGCTCTGGAGCACCTCACTACCTACGAGAAACAGATCTGTGACAAACTGGCGGTGGAAGAGACCAGAG GGGAGCTGCTGCTGAGCCTGGGCCGCTTCGAGGAGGCAGCAGATGTGTATAGAAGACTACAGGAGAGAAACCCAGAGAACTGGTCTTATTACCTTGGCCTGGAAAAAGCCCTCAAACCTG cCACTACAGAGGAGAAGCTGAAGATCTATGAGGAGGCCTGGGTGAAGTTCCCGAAAGGCTTGGTGCCTCGCAGGCTACCGCTCAACTTCCTGTCTG GTGAGAAGTTGCGTGAGTGTCTGGATAAGTATTTAAGAATGAACTTTAGCAAAGGCTGCCCTCCGGTCTTCACTACACTCAAACCCCTTTACCAAGACAAAGACAAG GTGGCAATAATTGAAGAATTAGTAGTCGGTTTTGAAACGTCTTTAAATAGCTGCCGAATGTTTAATCAAAATG ATGATGGGAAAGAGGAGCCACCTACCACGTTACTCTGGGTGCAGTACTTCCTGGCACAGCACTACAATCAGATTGGGCAGCAGACGCTTGCACTAGAGTACATCAATGCCGCAATAGAGAGCACGCCAACACTCATTGAGCTCTTCCTAGTCAAAGCCAAGATATATAAG CATGCTGGGAACATCCGGGAAGCAGCTCGCTGGATGGATGAGGCTCAAGCTCTGGACACTGCTGACCGATTCATTAACTCCAAATGCGCCAAGTACTTGCTCAAAGCAGGCCTGGTCAAAGAAGCAGAGGAGATGTGCTCAAAGTTCACacgg GAGGGGGCGTCAGCAGTAGAGAACCTGAACGAGATGCAGTGTATGTGGTTTCAGACAGAGTGTGCGCTGGCGTATAAATCTATGAAGAAATATGGAGATGCACTCAAAAAATGCCACGAGATCGAGAGG caCTTTGTGGAGATAACGGACGATCAGTTTGACTTCCATACGTACTGTATGCGGAAGATGACGCTTCGCTCGTATGTGGACCTGTTAAAGCTGGAGGACGTGCTGCGCATGCACCCGTTCTACTACAAAGCTGCAAGCACCGCCATCCAAATCTACCTCAACCTGCATGATAACCCTCTCACCGACGATAGCAAGGAGCTACAGGCTGATACCG GGAACCTTACGGACAAAGAGCTGAAGAAGCTGCGGAACAAGCAGCGGCGAGCGCAGAAGAAGGCTCAGctggaggaagagaagaagaatgCTGAGAAAGAGAAGCAGCTCAAgaaccagaagaagaagaaagaggatGATGACGAGGAAATCGGAGGCCCCAAAGAGGAACTTATACCAGAAAAGCTGgctaag GTGGAAAACCCGTTAGATGAGGCTGTGAAGTTCCTGATACCTTTAAAAACCCTGGTGAAGAACAAGATTGAGACTCACCTCCTGGCCTTTGAGATCTACTTCAGAAAAG acaAGTTCTTGTTGATGCTGCAGTCAGTGAAGAGGGCTTATGCTATAGATCCAGATCACCCCTGGCTTCACCAGTGTCTAGTGCGCTTCTTCAAAAGAG TATCGGAGGCAAAAGACGTGGCAGATCCAGTCCGCACAGTTCTCAAGCAAGAAATCTCTCGGTTGTTCGGTGACAGCAATGCCAAGAGCTTCAACCAGGCCTTCCTCAGCAAGCACTCGAACTCAATCCCTCACCGATTAGCAG CTGCCAAGGGCATGTTCTACTTAGACCCTTCGACACAGAAGAAGGCGGTGGAGCTTGCTGCAGCACTGGATGAATCACTTAATAACAGAAGCATTCAG ACCTGTACAGATGTGTTGCAGAGCCTGCGTGATGGCAACCTTGGAGAAGCCACGGAGACTGCCGAGTCGTACCGGGCAGAGTGTCACAAGATCTACCCGTACACGCTGGCCTTCATGCCTCCCGGCTACGAGGAAAACACGAAGATTGCCGTGAACGGGGACCTCTCCACGGAAACCGAGGAGCTAGCCAATGACATGTGA
- the naa15b gene encoding N-alpha-acetyltransferase 15, NatA auxiliary subunit b isoform X3, which produces MKGLTLNCLGKKEEAYELVRRGLRNDLKSHVCWHVYGLLQRSDKKYDEAIKCYRNALKWDKDNLQILRDLSLLQIQMRDLEGYRETRYQLLQLRPAQRASWIGYAIAYHLLEDYEMAAKIIEEFRKTQQQTSPDKVDYEYSELLLYQNQVLREAGLLKEALEHLTTYEKQICDKLAVEETRGELLLSLGRFEEAADVYRRLQERNPENWSYYLGLEKALKPATTEEKLKIYEEAWVKFPKGLVPRRLPLNFLSGEKLRECLDKYLRMNFSKGCPPVFTTLKPLYQDKDKVAIIEELVVGFETSLNSCRMFNQNDDGKEEPPTTLLWVQYFLAQHYNQIGQQTLALEYINAAIESTPTLIELFLVKAKIYKHAGNIREAARWMDEAQALDTADRFINSKCAKYLLKAGLVKEAEEMCSKFTREGASAVENLNEMQCMWFQTECALAYKSMKKYGDALKKCHEIERHFVEITDDQFDFHTYCMRKMTLRSYVDLLKLEDVLRMHPFYYKAASTAIQIYLNLHDNPLTDDSKELQADTGNLTDKELKKLRNKQRRAQKKAQLEEEKKNAEKEKQLKNQKKKKEDDDEEIGGPKEELIPEKLAKVENPLDEAVKFLIPLKTLVKNKIETHLLAFEIYFRKDKFLLMLQSVKRAYAIDPDHPWLHQCLVRFFKRVSEAKDVADPVRTVLKQEISRLFGDSNAKSFNQAFLSKHSNSIPHRLAAAKGMFYLDPSTQKKAVELAAALDESLNNRSIQTCTDVLQSLRDGNLGEATETAESYRAECHKIYPYTLAFMPPGYEENTKIAVNGDLSTETEELANDM; this is translated from the exons ATGAAGGGGCTGACACTCAACTGCTTGGGGAAGAAAGAAGAGGCGTACGAACTTGTCCGCCGAGGACTACGAAACGACCTCAAGAGCCATGTCT GCTGGCACGTGTACGGTTTGCTTCAGCGCTCTGATAAGAAATACGACGAGGCCATTAAGTGCTACAGGAACGCTCTGAAATGGGACAAAGACAACCTGCAGATCCTGAGAGACCTTTCCCTGCTGCAGATCCAAATGAGGGACCTAGAGGGCTACagg gagaccCGGTACCAGCTGCTGCAGTTACGACCAGCCCAGCGGGCATCATGGATTGGTTACGCCATTGCATACCACCTGCTGGAGGACTACGAGATGGCCGCCAAGATTATCGAAGAGTTCCGGAAAACACAGCAG CAGACTTCTCCAGATAAAGTGGATTATGAGTACAGTGAGCTGCTGCTCTACCAGAATCAAGTGCTGAGGGAGGCTGGACTCCTCAAAGAGGCTCTGGAGCACCTCACTACCTACGAGAAACAGATCTGTGACAAACTGGCGGTGGAAGAGACCAGAG GGGAGCTGCTGCTGAGCCTGGGCCGCTTCGAGGAGGCAGCAGATGTGTATAGAAGACTACAGGAGAGAAACCCAGAGAACTGGTCTTATTACCTTGGCCTGGAAAAAGCCCTCAAACCTG cCACTACAGAGGAGAAGCTGAAGATCTATGAGGAGGCCTGGGTGAAGTTCCCGAAAGGCTTGGTGCCTCGCAGGCTACCGCTCAACTTCCTGTCTG GTGAGAAGTTGCGTGAGTGTCTGGATAAGTATTTAAGAATGAACTTTAGCAAAGGCTGCCCTCCGGTCTTCACTACACTCAAACCCCTTTACCAAGACAAAGACAAG GTGGCAATAATTGAAGAATTAGTAGTCGGTTTTGAAACGTCTTTAAATAGCTGCCGAATGTTTAATCAAAATG ATGATGGGAAAGAGGAGCCACCTACCACGTTACTCTGGGTGCAGTACTTCCTGGCACAGCACTACAATCAGATTGGGCAGCAGACGCTTGCACTAGAGTACATCAATGCCGCAATAGAGAGCACGCCAACACTCATTGAGCTCTTCCTAGTCAAAGCCAAGATATATAAG CATGCTGGGAACATCCGGGAAGCAGCTCGCTGGATGGATGAGGCTCAAGCTCTGGACACTGCTGACCGATTCATTAACTCCAAATGCGCCAAGTACTTGCTCAAAGCAGGCCTGGTCAAAGAAGCAGAGGAGATGTGCTCAAAGTTCACacgg GAGGGGGCGTCAGCAGTAGAGAACCTGAACGAGATGCAGTGTATGTGGTTTCAGACAGAGTGTGCGCTGGCGTATAAATCTATGAAGAAATATGGAGATGCACTCAAAAAATGCCACGAGATCGAGAGG caCTTTGTGGAGATAACGGACGATCAGTTTGACTTCCATACGTACTGTATGCGGAAGATGACGCTTCGCTCGTATGTGGACCTGTTAAAGCTGGAGGACGTGCTGCGCATGCACCCGTTCTACTACAAAGCTGCAAGCACCGCCATCCAAATCTACCTCAACCTGCATGATAACCCTCTCACCGACGATAGCAAGGAGCTACAGGCTGATACCG GGAACCTTACGGACAAAGAGCTGAAGAAGCTGCGGAACAAGCAGCGGCGAGCGCAGAAGAAGGCTCAGctggaggaagagaagaagaatgCTGAGAAAGAGAAGCAGCTCAAgaaccagaagaagaagaaagaggatGATGACGAGGAAATCGGAGGCCCCAAAGAGGAACTTATACCAGAAAAGCTGgctaag GTGGAAAACCCGTTAGATGAGGCTGTGAAGTTCCTGATACCTTTAAAAACCCTGGTGAAGAACAAGATTGAGACTCACCTCCTGGCCTTTGAGATCTACTTCAGAAAAG acaAGTTCTTGTTGATGCTGCAGTCAGTGAAGAGGGCTTATGCTATAGATCCAGATCACCCCTGGCTTCACCAGTGTCTAGTGCGCTTCTTCAAAAGAG TATCGGAGGCAAAAGACGTGGCAGATCCAGTCCGCACAGTTCTCAAGCAAGAAATCTCTCGGTTGTTCGGTGACAGCAATGCCAAGAGCTTCAACCAGGCCTTCCTCAGCAAGCACTCGAACTCAATCCCTCACCGATTAGCAG CTGCCAAGGGCATGTTCTACTTAGACCCTTCGACACAGAAGAAGGCGGTGGAGCTTGCTGCAGCACTGGATGAATCACTTAATAACAGAAGCATTCAG ACCTGTACAGATGTGTTGCAGAGCCTGCGTGATGGCAACCTTGGAGAAGCCACGGAGACTGCCGAGTCGTACCGGGCAGAGTGTCACAAGATCTACCCGTACACGCTGGCCTTCATGCCTCCCGGCTACGAGGAAAACACGAAGATTGCCGTGAACGGGGACCTCTCCACGGAAACCGAGGAGCTAGCCAATGACATGTGA